A stretch of Mesorhizobium sp. M2A.F.Ca.ET.046.03.2.1 DNA encodes these proteins:
- the bhcR gene encoding HTH-type transcriptional regulator BhcR, with translation METTEKRQRGRPRAFNGPSEAASVQSLDRALRILAIVAEASGLSLSEIAAQSGIAASTAYRMLTTLENHGMVEFDTTDQLWSVGVETYRMGAAFLRRRKLVDRARIVMQELMEKTGETANLGVAEDDCVVFVSQVETHQAIRAFFRPGTRSPFHASGIGKAVLAHLEPERVAAILRKAGLQRYTDKTLSDISALAHDLATIKHRGWSVDDEERHPGMRCVAAAIFNEYGEPIGGISVSGPTVRVTPERLAEIGPLVHDAAVEVTKMIGGVKAY, from the coding sequence ATGGAAACGACGGAAAAACGCCAGCGCGGCCGGCCGCGCGCCTTCAATGGTCCATCCGAAGCGGCGTCGGTGCAGTCGCTCGACCGGGCGCTGCGCATCCTCGCTATCGTCGCCGAGGCCAGCGGCCTGTCGCTCAGCGAAATCGCCGCGCAAAGCGGCATTGCCGCCTCCACCGCCTATCGTATGCTGACGACCCTGGAAAACCACGGCATGGTCGAGTTCGATACGACCGACCAGCTCTGGTCGGTCGGCGTCGAGACCTATCGCATGGGGGCCGCCTTCCTGCGGCGGCGCAAGCTGGTCGACCGCGCCCGCATCGTCATGCAGGAGCTGATGGAGAAGACCGGCGAGACCGCCAATCTGGGGGTCGCCGAGGATGATTGCGTCGTCTTCGTCAGCCAGGTCGAGACGCATCAGGCGATCCGCGCCTTCTTCCGGCCGGGCACACGCAGCCCCTTCCATGCTTCCGGCATCGGGAAGGCAGTGCTGGCGCATCTCGAGCCGGAACGGGTAGCCGCGATCCTGCGCAAGGCAGGCCTGCAGCGCTACACCGACAAGACGCTTTCCGACATCTCGGCCCTCGCCCACGATCTCGCCACCATCAAGCATCGCGGCTGGTCCGTGGACGACGAGGAACGCCACCCGGGCATGCGCTGCGTGGCCGCGGCCATCTTCAACGAATATGGCGAGCCGATCGGCGGCATTTCGGTGTCCGGCCCGACGGTGCGGGTCACGCCCGAGCGGCTGGCCGAAATCGGCCCGCTGGTGCACGACGCCGCGGTCGAGGTGACGAAGATGATCGGGGGCGTGAAAGCGTATTAG
- a CDS encoding BA14K family protein translates to MFKRTIVSGLIATTVAAGSLVGTVQPSAAHGHHHRRELGIGIAAGVGGFVLGSLLAQQQPRTVYVEEGGYEGSWHVRRCMARYGSYDPDTNTYIGYDGYPHYCHL, encoded by the coding sequence ATGTTCAAGCGCACCATCGTTTCCGGCCTCATCGCCACCACCGTCGCCGCCGGCTCGCTCGTCGGCACCGTCCAGCCTTCGGCCGCCCACGGCCATCATCACCGCCGCGAGCTCGGCATCGGCATCGCCGCCGGCGTCGGCGGCTTCGTGCTCGGCAGCCTGCTCGCCCAGCAGCAGCCCCGCACCGTCTATGTCGAGGAAGGCGGCTATGAAGGTTCCTGGCATGTTCGCCGCTGCATGGCCCGCTACGGCAGCTATGACCCGGATACGAACACCTATATCGGCTACGACGGTTACCCGCACTATTGCCATCTGTAA